A window of Coturnix japonica isolate 7356 unplaced genomic scaffold, Coturnix japonica 2.1 chrUnrandom530, whole genome shotgun sequence contains these coding sequences:
- the LOC107307279 gene encoding N-acetylmuramoyl-L-alanine amidase-like has translation MCCSVTLPLLVLLSAGISAALLPRHVSSLIPILQSLEADDVVNVPSLIRSLGGCGTPICHTVLGDPPPIPTPIPELWVPLSHLLHPTTAAHGTVLAPDGSTVALAPLFAGIEVGLKRAMGRPSPTDSPIDGPYNDLDPLYAVTITEALGTSFLMAHVNGTTPLGPDGCWDDVDNPQNFTFMGPPSPIPDAVINGAMDGVLLGTRLAQDPIPLSILFRTYYGVDNGIARGSPHSSRRRQDFGSLVAMERLEEEVGGVLRVLRGLPHTRGLLEGLGEEEEADIAHRAAQEFMELYVGCPAIIPRCMWGARPYRGTPKALSPPLGSIYIHHTFVPSAPCRSFSTCARDMRSMQLFHQDTRGWDDIGYSFVVGSDGYLYQGRGWRWVGAHTRGHNTQGYGVGYVGNFSAILPDPDAISLVRDALIPCAVRAGWLHHNYTLHGHRQMGNTSCPGDALFQEIQSWHGFK, from the exons CCCTGCTCCCCCGTCACGTCTCCTCCTTGATCCCCATCCTTCAGTCCCTGGAGGCCGATGACGTCGTGAACGTCCCATCGTTGATCCGATCCCTGGGGGGCTGCGGGACCCCCATATGTCACACGGTGCTCGGGGACCCCCCTCCCATCCCGACCCCCATCCCTGAGCTCTGGGTGCCACTCTCCCACCTCCTCCACCCCACAACTGCAGCCCATGGGACGGTGTTGGCACCCGACGGATCCACCGTCGCGTTGGCGCCTCTATTTGCCGGCATCGAAGTGGGGCTGAAGAGGGCGATGGGGCggcccagccccacagacagccccatagatggaccctACAATGATCTCGATCCTCTCTATGCCGTCACCATCACCGAAGCTTTGGGGACGTCCTTCCTTATGGCCCACGTTAATGGGACGACGCCATTGGGACCCGATGGGTGTTGGGATGACGTGGACAACCCCCAAAACTTCACCTTTATGGGACCCCCATCACCCATCCCCGACGCTGTCATCAATGGGGCGATGGATGGGGTCTTGTTGGGCACCCGCTTGGCTCAAGACCCCATCCCGCTCTCCATCCTATTCCGGACTTATTATGGGGTGGATAATGGGATCGCAAGGGGGTCGCCCCATAGCAGCCGTCGGCGTCAGGATTTCGGGTCATTGGTGGCAATGGAGAGgttggaggaggaggtggggggggtgCTGAGGGTACTAAGGGGGCTGCCCCACACACGGGGGCTCCTGGAGGGGCtgggggaagaagaggaggcgGATATCGCTCATAGGGCGGCACAGGAGTTCATGGAGCTGTATGT AGGGTGCCCAGCCATCATCCCCCGGTGCATGTGGGGCGCTCGTCCCTACCGGGGCACCCCCAAAGCCTTGTCCCCACCTCTGGGTTCCATCTACATTCACCACACCTTCGTGCCCAGCGCCCCCTGCCGCTCCTTCTCCACCTGCGCCCGCGACATGCGCTCCATGCAGCTCTTCCACCAGGACACCCGTGGGTGGGATGACATCGGCTACAG CTTCGTGGTGGGCTCTGACGGCTACCTGTACCAAGGCCGCGGTTGGCGCTGGGTGGGTGCCCACACCAGAGGCCACAACACGCAGGGTTACGGTGTCGGATACGTGGGCAACTTCTCCGCCATCTTGCCGGATCCCGACGCCATCTCGTTGGTGCGCGACGCCCTCATCCCGTGTGCCGTGAGAGCGGGTTGGCTCCACCACAACTACACCCTGCACGGCCACCGGCAAATGGGGAACACCAGCTGCCCCGGGGACGCCCTGTTCCAAGAGATCCAAAGCTGGCACGGCTTTAAG TGA